The Benincasa hispida cultivar B227 chromosome 11, ASM972705v1, whole genome shotgun sequence genome has a segment encoding these proteins:
- the LOC120091187 gene encoding CBL-interacting serine/threonine-protein kinase 25-like: MAGEAPPRMNVLFGKYEMGRLLGKGTFAKVYYGRNLMTHESVAIKVILKDRVKKEGLLEQIRREISVMGLVRHPHIVELKEVMATKSKVYFVMEYVNGGELFVKLSQQGKLTEDGARKYFQQLISAVDFCHSRGVSHRDLKPENLLLDENGNLKVSDFGLSALPEQLRIDGLLHTRCGTPAYVAPEVLRKKGYDGAKADIWSCGVILFVLLAGTLPFRADNVMKLYRKIFKAEFEFPPWFSSEAMEMVSKLLVVDPQKRASMVEIMQSPWFQKGFTKPVSFAEKDEFSNEFSELANPKFLSSPPFYNAFEFISSMSSGFDLSSLFESKKRRGSIFTSKCSPSAIIAKLQSLAVKLNFKATNLREFKVRLQAKEEGRKGKLAVTAEVYEVAPELAVVEFSKSTGDTLEYNKFCEKDVRPALKDIVWSWQGENECLLTVDSLQNDH; encoded by the coding sequence ATGGCGGGTGAGGCGCCGCCGCGGATGAATGTTCTGTTTGGGAAATACGAAATGGGTCGGCTATTGGGTAAAGGGACCTTTGCCAAGGTCTATTATGGAAGAAACTTGATGACCCACGAGAGTGTCGCCATTAAAGTGATCCTCAAGGACAGGGTGAAGAAAGAGGGGCTTCTTGAGCAAATCCGGCGAGAAATTTCTGTCATGGGGTTGGTTCGTCATCCCCATATTGTGGAATTGAAAGAAGTAATGGCTACGAAATCGAAGGTGTATTTTGTGATGGAGTATGTTAATGGAGGCGAACTGTTTGTGAAATTGTCTCAACAAGGAAAATTGACTGAAGATGGAGCAAGAAAGTATTTTCAACAACTTATCTCCGCCGTGGACTTTTGCCACAGCCGTGGTGTCTCTCACCGTGATTTGAAGCCTGAAAATCTCCTTCTTGACGAGAATGGGAATTTGAAGGTCTCTGATTTTGGCCTCTCTGCCCTGCCGGAGCAGCTCCGGATCGACGGTTTGCTTCACACACGGTGTGGAACTCCGGCATATGTGGCGCCTGAGGTGCTCAGAAAGAAGGGCTACGATGGCGCTAAGGCGGATATTTGGTCTTGTGGGGTGATTTTGTTTGTGTTGCTTGCTGGGACACTGCCATTTCGAGCTGATAATGTGATGAAGTTGTATAGAAAGATTTTCAAGGCGGAGTTTGAATTTCCTCCATGGTTTTCTTCAGAAGCCATGGAAATGGTGTCTAAGCTTCTAGTTGTTGATCCTCAAAAGAGAGCTTCAATGGTTGAGATAATGCAGAGTCCTTGGTTTCAAAAGGGCTTCACAAAACCAGTTTCATTCGCTGAGAAAGATGAATTCAGCAATGAATTCTCTGAATTAGCAAATCCCAAGTTTTTGTCATCTCCTCCTTTTTACAATGCCTTTGAGTTCATTTCCTCAATGTCCTCTGGTTTTGACTTATCTAGTTTGTTTGAAAGCAAGAAGAGACGAGGCTCCATTTTCACTTCAAAATGCTCTCCTTCAGCAATTATAGCCAAGCTTCAATCTCTAGCCGTGAAGCTCAACTTCAAGGCTACTAACCTGAGGGAGTTCAAGGTGAGACTGCAGGCCAAGGAGGAAGGGAGGAAAGGGAAATTGGCAGTCACCGCAGAGGTTTACGAGGTGGCACCGGAGCTGGCGGTGGTCGAGTTCTCGAAATCAACCGGCGACACTTTGGAGTACAATAAGTTTTGTGAGAAGGATGTGAGGCCTGCATTGAAAGACATAGTTTGGAGCTGGCAAGGAGAGAATGAGTGCCTATTAACAGTGGATTCTTTGCAAAATGACCATTGA